The Elusimicrobiota bacterium sequence TCACCTGAAAGTGTGGCTATGCTCAAAGCGGGCGGGATCCCGGCAATAGTTTGAGTGCTTGCGATAAGTAATACTCCGGTTTTAATTAGCTCACCTGAAGATGTAACCGTTCCAGCAATTTTACCTAAGGTGCCTGTGATAGTAAATGTACTAGAGAAAACTGAACATCCTATAGTAATAGTGACAGTGCTTTTAGAGGGAACAGATGATTCTTTTGAACTTAAAATTGGTTGGATATAATATACACCAGTAGATAAATTTATAATTTGAAATCTACCGTCTGTTTCAGAAATACTTTCACCTCTTGTCCAGCCATCTACATCTTGCGCTGTGAAAACTATGTCCGGGACAGGATTTACGCCGTCTCTTGTGGTTAAGCCCGTAACCTTTCCTCCTTGGGAAAGGGAAAAATCAATTCCGGAAATAATCTCTCCCTGTCTTATTTCAATATTGTCTTTGGTTGCTGTAATATAGTTCGGATTATAATTTTCAGGGTTAGCAGTAACATTATAAGTTCCGGTGCCTAGTTTTATAAAATAATACCCAGCGCTATTCACATATTCTGTCACAAAACCAGCATTAACTTTAATAGGCGGCGAGATTACATTGCCAAGCGCGGCAGTTACTTTTCCGCTTATATACCCCTGGGACATATTTTCTGATAGAATAAATGCGCAAGTGCAGCCGGCAACTTCCCAGACCGGGGTAGTAGCGCTGTTAGGAACACCGACTAAACCATTTGGAATTATTGTAACATTAGAAATTTCTAAACATTTATCACCCGTTGATATTATTACTATCCAGGTGCCCGTAGCAACTGAAGTTAACTCAAATTTACTTGCGGGAGGGGAACCAACAAGACGTGCGACAGTTCCGGCTGAAAGGCCGTCGCTTGCCGTGACAAACGCTTCTACCGGAACACCGGAAGCAACTGGTTCTGAGTTAGAACTATTTTTTGGCGGATAAATTAGAGGTTTGGGAGATATAAAATCTATATTGTTGTTATTTGAATCATAGCATCTGCCAATTCCTTCAATTACCTCTGAAGGACGTGACCTGCGGACAAGTTGTTCTCCTTTTTCAAAACCACTGAATTCATTTTTACCATCAGTTTCAAAAATCGGGGCTGTTTTTGCGCCGCTGTTCCAATCCCAGCCGACTACATCTATCCAGGAATTATCCGAGATATAGTAAATACCAATGCCGCCGCAACCTATATTGTCATCTTCTCTGCATTTAATAGCATTAGTGGTGCTACTAAATACTGCATCTGCAGTTCTTGTAATACCACAAGCATTTACTGTAACAGTATTTGCGATTAAATAATAACATTTTGATTGAATGGCGGAGGAAATATAATTTATTGGAATGTCCGCCGGCGCTGGCAAATCTTGTACCTGATATTTTAATCCGATTATTGGAATAGAACTAATTGCAATTTGCCAGGTATAAGTTGTTGGGTTAAAAAGTTCTACGTATTCCTGATTAGTCCCGGCAGTCT is a genomic window containing:
- a CDS encoding carboxypeptidase regulatory-like domain-containing protein, whose amino-acid sequence is MMKKNCEKGFTLIEIMVALVILTTVILVYIGTFGNISKALYSSKAKTLATNLAQEKINILKSLSYYKLLITVSPAYFTDFSPAIPYDTQYYPRETILEGGISFERMTYVQVVQEINGELQTFSPTTPEAGMKLITATVVWREGGSKKKIQIRSVAANPDTKRYNAVVNGNVKKAGTSTNIPDAAVSIVENATWMNMTDTSGNYAITLLNGNYTIMASAWGYFSQSIPLSIGPSQTTTINFELAPMSSGTVVGEVWLNDHIVISQVVASTETAGTNQEYVELFNPTTYTWQIAISSIPIIGLKYQVQDLPAPADIPINYISSAIQSKCYYLIANTVTVNACGITRTADAVFSSTTNAIKCREDDNIGCGGIGIYYISDNSWIDVVGWDWNSGAKTAPIFETDGKNEFSGFEKGEQLVRRSRPSEVIEGIGRCYDSNNNNIDFISPKPLIYPPKNSSNSEPVASGVPVEAFVTASDGLSAGTVARLVGSPPASKFELTSVATGTWIVIISTGDKCLEISNVTIIPNGLVGVPNSATTPVWEVAGCTCAFILSENMSQGYISGKVTAALGNVISPPIKVNAGFVTEYVNSAGYYFIKLGTGTYNVTANPENYNPNYITATKDNIEIRQGEIISGIDFSLSQGGKVTGLTTRDGVNPVPDIVFTAQDVDGWTRGESISETDGRFQIINLSTGVYYIQPILSSKESSVPSKSTVTITIGCSVFSSTFTITGTLGKIAGTVTSSGELIKTGVLLIASTQTIAGIPPALSIATLSGDPYFVSNSNENGTYSIEVIGNGSLSYKVYAYYPTFNGSNIVIISSSIANITVQPGQTTSGVDFPW